The proteins below come from a single Clupea harengus chromosome 21, Ch_v2.0.2, whole genome shotgun sequence genomic window:
- the tbx19 gene encoding T-box transcription factor TBX19, which yields MKVEGNMGDGGTSSRGGVATDCCITRLLSVVENELQAGREKGDPTEKQLKVSLEEAELWRKFKEVTNEMIVTKNGRRMFPVLKVSVSGLDPNAMYSFLLDFIPADSHRWKYVNGEWMPAGKPEPHSHSCVYIHPDSPNFGAHWMKAPVSFSKVKLTNKLNGGGQIMLNSLHKYEPQIHIVRVGGNHRMVTNISFMDTQFIAVTAYQNEEITALKIKHNPFAKAFLDAKESKELFGETV from the exons ATGAAGGTTGAGGGAAATATGGGAGACGGCGGGACGAGTAGTCGGGGCGGCGTGGCAACCGACTGCTGCATCACCCGGCTGCTCAGCGTAGTCGAAAACGAACTCCAGGCCGGTCGGGAGAAGGGAGATCCCACAGAGAAACAGCTCAAGGTGAGCCTGGAGGAGGCAGAGCTCTGGAGGAAATTTAAAGAGGTTACCAACGAAATGATAGTTACCAAGAATGGCAG GCGAATGTTCCCAGTCCTGAAGGTGAGCGTCTCAGGCCTGGACCCCAATGCCATGTACTCCTTCCTGTTGGACTTCATCCCGGCCGACAGCCACCGCTGGAAGTACGTGAATGGGGAGTGGATGCCAGCAGGCAAGCCGGAGCCCCACAGCCACAGCTGCGTCTACATCCACCCCGACTCGCCCAACTTTGGCGCCCACTGGATGAAGGCCCCCGTGTCCTTCAGCAAGGTCAAGCTCACCAACAAGCTCAACGGAGGTGGCCAG atcatGCTGAACTCCCTGCATAAGTACGAGCCACAGATCCACATAGTGCGTGTTGGGGGCAATCACAGGATGGTCACCAACATCTCCTTCATGGACACCCAGTTCATCGCGGTCACAGCCTACCAGAACGAGGAG ATAACAGCTCTGAAGATCAAACATAACCCTTTTGCAAAGGCCTTTCTGGATGCCAAAGAAAG CAAGGAGCTCTTTGGAGAgacagtgtga